TTTGTATTTGGATGGTGTGTTGACCTATATGGTCACCGTCGTGGGGAACCAACCTGTCGAATATAGCCTTCAGAAGCTCATGGAGGCTTTTCCCGTTGACGAGCGAACGTTTACTATTCAGTGTGCTTCGTCCGGTACTTCTGTTGAAACGTGGCGGTCTATTTCTGTTGCAGACCTCATCATTGAGGCTGAAATCCCTGACACAGCTACTCATCTTCTTGTTGAGGGGGGAGATGATTATACAGCTCCTGTTTCAATTCATGATGCTATGAATGCCTACCTTGGGCTTATACCGGTCTCTGATGTCACTGGTGCTCCTCGACTGCTTGGTCGTAATCTTACCTCCGAACAGGCAGTACAACATGTTGTTCGCATTGACTGGTTGGAGCTCGCTGCTAATGAGGACCCATTAACTTATGCTTCTTGGTAGCTCTCGATATCAGCTTGTCAGGTGCTGAACTACTGTTCAGCAATTGCTAAATCCCAATCTGAAAGCTTGTCCCGCTGATGATCCGCTTCAAAATCAATATCCGGTCCATGCGCGATGATTCCGTGTGGAGTTACATCTGGATGCGTTGTATAGTAGTGTTCTTTTATATGATCCATTTGTACTGTTGATGCAACTCCAGGCAGCTGATAGACATCTCTTAGATACGGCCACAAGCTATCGTATTGATGTATATACTGTTTGTTACACATGAAATGCGTGTGATATACATGATCAAATCTAATCAGTGTCGTAAACATACAGATATCGGCCTCCGTTGGTGAATCTCCAACCAAAAACCGTTGGTCACCAAGATGTTCATCCCATCGGTCAAGTTCATCAAAGAGCTTTGTTACAGCCTTGTCATACGGCTTTTGTCGTCTAGCAAAACCTGCCTTATACACTCCATTATTGATTGGCTCATAGATCTCTGTGATAACTTCGTCAACGCGATCCTTCTGTTCATCTGGGAGCAAATCAATATCCCTCGTGTGGTATGGTTCAAATGCAGTTGTTAACATTCGCAGTATTTCTCTTGACTCGTTGTTGACAATGGTTTCCTCCTTTTTGTCCCAGAGTACTGGAACAGTTACTCGACAGGTTGCTTCTGGGTCTGCTTTAACATATATCTCTCGCAGATAATCGGCCCCATGGATGTGATCTTCTGTACAACCCTCTTTTTCTGGCGTAAATTGCCAACCATCTTCGCCACGATACGGATCAACCACTGACACCGAAATTGTGTCTTCAAGACCGAGTAACTTCCGTGCAACCAACGTTCGATGTGCCCATGGACAGGCATACGACACATAAAGATGATACCGACCTGATTCTGCTTCAAACCGGTTGTCTATTGTTGCATCAGATTTGTCTGCTGGGTCGGATCCGACAATCCAATTTCTGAATGTTGTTTGTTGTCGATTAAATGATCCCGTTTTGTCTGTAGTTTGATATGCATCTGTGCGCCATTCTCCGTTAACTAACATATTCATGCTTGTCTGTGCTAGGAACTTGAGGGATAAGCCTCTTCGCTTAAGTTTAAATCCGATTACATGACCAACTCACTGCGTATCGGAAGCGTAGCAGTATCATGTTTGATCACTCATCTATGTCACATCGAGTACTCATCGCTATCGAAGTAGCACCGGATACCTTTGATTTGTATCGTTGCTCGTGGGGCGGACAACAACTACTCTCAAAGCAGCAGTTGTACCAGTTCTTTGACCATCCATTTTTTGATCCGCAACTTGTTGTTGATCTTATCCCGTATGGTGAGCTTTGCGACCATATTGACTGGTTACTTGACGAGGTCCTATACATCATTACTCAGTCTGCACAAATTGACCGATTCTTCCCTGTTCCATTGACAATTGACTCAGCAATACCTGGAAAGAACACAGCAGATGGGCCGGGTATCCTCGTCCAGCCTCCATCGTCTGATCCTACGGGAGATCGTTTACGGGCCCGTATTGACTCACTTCGTGCTTTCTGTAGGTTGCTTACAGATCGTGAAGTAACTGATCCATCAACCCTTCAGAAGGCAACCGTTGAATTGCTGTCTTCTTGGAGCCAATCTACAGTTATCAGTAAACCAGATTCATGACCCGAATTCACAACGTTTAGCTCAAATAATTCCCGTGCATTTTGAATACTGTGTACGACGTTCTAACGCAACCAGCTCTTGATTCTGCAAAATCTAAGATTGAAACTGGTCTATCAAATGCCGCTCTGACTACCGTTCTTGGACGCTGTTCGGTTGACTATAACGGTCGAGCTTCAAGCACCCTTGACCTAGGCGAACGTCACGTCATGCTCAAACCGGATGGCACTACACTTGTACATACTGATGAAGGCCAAAAGCCTGTCAATTGGCAGCCTCCCGGAAGCGACCAGTCAGTTAGAGTTGATGACCAGGAGTTAATCATCGAGAGCGTACGCACCTCTCCAGACGAACGGCTTGAAGTCAGCTTTCAATCGATTCAGTTTGTCGCTGCTGTAACACTTCAGGATACACACGATCTTGATTTAGTAGGAACCGAGGCTGATCTCAAGCGCCAGATCCTTAAGCAACCTGAAATGATTGAGGTCGGGTTCACTCCCAAAGCTACCGAGCGGAAAACGTCTGCGGGAGCAGTTGACATCTTTGGCGAAGATGCTGATGGTAATATCGTTGTGCTAGAATTAAAACGACGACGTGTCGGCCCCGACGCCGTTGGACAACTCAAGCGATATATTGATGCTCTCAATCGAGACTTACATGACGACGCATATATCCGCGGAATCCTTGTTGCTCCTTCGGTCACTGGTAGGGCACGCCAGCTCCTTTCAGAACAAGGTCTTGAGTTTGTCGCTGCTACTCCTGATTGTTAATTGTTTCTTGTAGTGATGCTAGCCTGGTCAGTGCATCAACTGGCGTCATTGTTGCAATTTCAAGCTCTTCAATTTCAGTAATAATCTGCTGGGTGCAAGCATCTGCTGGCATGCCTTGATTGTCTGCTGTAGACTCTTGCTCGTTCTCTTTTCGTTCAAGCAGTTGTCTTGCATCCTCGACCACTGCCTCGGGAACGCCTGCTTTTTGTGCAACATCGATTCCGTACGATCCGGTGGCTGCCCCTGTGCGTAATTCATGTGAAAATTCAATTCCCGTGTCCGTATGCTCTGCTTCGAAGTGGACATTTTTGGCCGCTGATCGTTGGGAGGCCGTCTTGGTGAGTTCGTGATGATGCGTTGCAAATAGCGTCAAAGATTTTGTTTTATCATGCAGATGTGATACAATTGCTTTCGCTATTGCTAATCCATCAGCTGTACTTGTGCCTCGCCCCACCTCGTCGAGTAACACAAGTGAGTTTTCGTCTGCATGTCGAAGGATCTCAGCAACTTCCAGCATTTCAATCATAAACGTCGACCGACCTCCTGCGATGTCATCGCTTGCTCCAACTCTGGTGAAAACCCGATTAATCGGACGAATTTGGGCTTGATCCGCTGGAACAAAACTTCCGATTTGTGCCATTAATATGATTAGTGCAACTTGCCGCATGTACGTTGATTTCCCGCTCATATTTGGCCCCGTAATGATCATAAACCGTTCATCTGGGGTTAGTGTCGTATCATTTGGCACAAATGACTGCTGACGTTGCTCAACAATTGGATGCCTACCACCCTGTATCTCGATCTGACTCCCGTCATCGATTACAGGTCGGGTATAATCGTTCACCGCTGCGACTTCTGCTAGGTTAGCGAGAACATCGATTCTCGCCAATTCCTCGGCCAGTTGTTGTAGCTGCCGGGCCCTTTCTGCTACTTTTCGCCGAATCTTACAGAATAACTCATACTCGAGATCATCCGCTTTACCCTCTGCTTGTACGATCTCTGTTTCACGTTCCTTTAATTTTGGAGTGATATACCGCTCTGCGTTTTTCAGTGTTTGTCGTCGATCGTAGTGGTCTGGAACCGAATCAAGATTTGCATCTGTGACTTCGATGTAATATCCGTGAACGCTGTTGTACCCAACTTTGAGTGAATCAATTCCAGTCCTTTCTCGCTCTTTTTCTTCTAGCTCATCGATCCATTGTTTCCCGGCTTCTTTTGTTGCTCGCAGTTCATCGAGCGTCTCATCGTATCCTTCTGCAATAATTCCTCCTTCGGTTATCTCTGCCGGTGGATCTCCACGGATCGATTCATCAATCAACTCTGTTATTTCTTTCACAGGATCGATTCTTTCTGCAAATGCCGTTACAGCTTCAGAGTCCGTCTCTGCAAGCACAGACTGTATCTTTGGAACGACCTCAAGCGTGTCATGTAGTGATCGTAAGTCGCGAGCATTTGCTCTATTTCGTGCACTTCTAGAAACCAGCCGCTCAATATCATATACTTCTTGTAATAATCTTCGAAGTTCCTCTCTTGTTGTGACATCAGAGACTAATGCTGCAACTATACCTTGTCGGCTCAGAATCTCTTGTGTATCGACTAACGGTTGCCGGAGCCACTCTTCGAGCTTTCGGCTTCCCATTGCTGTCTGTGTTTCATCAAGCATCTCGATGAGTGTCGCATCATCCACTCCCCGAACGCTTCGGGACGAAAATATCTCAAGACTCTGCAAGGCGGCTGCATCCAGCAACATGTATTCCCGAGGATCATACCGCCTGATCTGATTGATATATTCAAGTCTCTGTGTAGATAAATTGGTGTTCTCCTCTGTCACCGTGGCTACCTCTGCTCCCCGGGTATACTCTGCATACGACAACAATGCTCCACATGCTTTAATCTCAGCGTCGGTTATAAGTCCCGGGCTGGTTGCCCCAAAGTACGCATCAAACCGACCTTTCGCTGTTTCGAAATCAAATGCTCTGTCCCTGTGTGGTGATATTAGTGTTTTTTCAGGTATCGGAGGCTGCTCTAAGTCTGTGATGACTTCTGCTGGGGCGAATCGGTCTATCTCGTCTTTGATACGTGATGCTCTCTCGCTTGTCGTTGCAAAGAAATCGCCTGTTGAAACATCCAGTAATGCCAGTCCATATGCCCCGTCTATTGCTGCTACACTTCCAACAAAGTTGTTTGACTCATCTGCTAGCAGTTCCTCTTCTGTTAACGTTCCAGGAGTAATAATTCGTGTAACCGCTCGATCGACAACACCTGTTGTTTCATCTGGATCTTGGACTTGGTCAGCTATTGCAACCCGATATCCTGCATCCAGCAATGAATCAATATAAGACTCTGCATTGTCGATTGGAATCCCTGCCATCGCGTATGTACCCGTACTATCCTCTCGCTGCGTGAGTGTAATCTCCAGCAACCGAGAGGCTGTCTCAGCAGCCTCACAGAATGCCTCGTAGAAATCTCCAACTTGGAACAACAACAGACAATCGCTATACTCAGAGGCTAACTCATAATACTGTGAGAGCATTGGTGTAAGCTCGTCTGATCGTTGTTCCATTTTCTCCGGGACCCCTGTGGCAGGGTCGTCTATCGTCTGCGCCCAGCGTCGTCGATTTGCTTGCCCTCCCG
This portion of the Salinarchaeum sp. IM2453 genome encodes:
- a CDS encoding molybdopterin-dependent oxidoreductase, translating into MVTVVGNQPVEYSLQKLMEAFPVDERTFTIQCASSGTSVETWRSISVADLIIEAEIPDTATHLLVEGGDDYTAPVSIHDAMNAYLGLIPVSDVTGAPRLLGRNLTSEQAVQHVVRIDWLELAANEDPLTYASW
- the mutS gene encoding DNA mismatch repair protein MutS, which encodes MSSGGQANRRRWAQTIDDPATGVPEKMEQRSDELTPMLSQYYELASEYSDCLLLFQVGDFYEAFCEAAETASRLLEITLTQREDSTGTYAMAGIPIDNAESYIDSLLDAGYRVAIADQVQDPDETTGVVDRAVTRIITPGTLTEEELLADESNNFVGSVAAIDGAYGLALLDVSTGDFFATTSERASRIKDEIDRFAPAEVITDLEQPPIPEKTLISPHRDRAFDFETAKGRFDAYFGATSPGLITDAEIKACGALLSYAEYTRGAEVATVTEENTNLSTQRLEYINQIRRYDPREYMLLDAAALQSLEIFSSRSVRGVDDATLIEMLDETQTAMGSRKLEEWLRQPLVDTQEILSRQGIVAALVSDVTTREELRRLLQEVYDIERLVSRSARNRANARDLRSLHDTLEVVPKIQSVLAETDSEAVTAFAERIDPVKEITELIDESIRGDPPAEITEGGIIAEGYDETLDELRATKEAGKQWIDELEEKERERTGIDSLKVGYNSVHGYYIEVTDANLDSVPDHYDRRQTLKNAERYITPKLKERETEIVQAEGKADDLEYELFCKIRRKVAERARQLQQLAEELARIDVLANLAEVAAVNDYTRPVIDDGSQIEIQGGRHPIVEQRQQSFVPNDTTLTPDERFMIITGPNMSGKSTYMRQVALIILMAQIGSFVPADQAQIRPINRVFTRVGASDDIAGGRSTFMIEMLEVAEILRHADENSLVLLDEVGRGTSTADGLAIAKAIVSHLHDKTKSLTLFATHHHELTKTASQRSAAKNVHFEAEHTDTGIEFSHELRTGAATGSYGIDVAQKAGVPEAVVEDARQLLERKENEQESTADNQGMPADACTQQIITEIEELEIATMTPVDALTRLASLQETINNQE
- a CDS encoding glutathione S-transferase family protein, with translation MNMLVNGEWRTDAYQTTDKTGSFNRQQTTFRNWIVGSDPADKSDATIDNRFEAESGRYHLYVSYACPWAHRTLVARKLLGLEDTISVSVVDPYRGEDGWQFTPEKEGCTEDHIHGADYLREIYVKADPEATCRVTVPVLWDKKEETIVNNESREILRMLTTAFEPYHTRDIDLLPDEQKDRVDEVITEIYEPINNGVYKAGFARRQKPYDKAVTKLFDELDRWDEHLGDQRFLVGDSPTEADICMFTTLIRFDHVYHTHFMCNKQYIHQYDSLWPYLRDVYQLPGVASTVQMDHIKEHYYTTHPDVTPHGIIAHGPDIDFEADHQRDKLSDWDLAIAEQ
- the nucS gene encoding endonuclease NucS encodes the protein MNTVYDVLTQPALDSAKSKIETGLSNAALTTVLGRCSVDYNGRASSTLDLGERHVMLKPDGTTLVHTDEGQKPVNWQPPGSDQSVRVDDQELIIESVRTSPDERLEVSFQSIQFVAAVTLQDTHDLDLVGTEADLKRQILKQPEMIEVGFTPKATERKTSAGAVDIFGEDADGNIVVLELKRRRVGPDAVGQLKRYIDALNRDLHDDAYIRGILVAPSVTGRARQLLSEQGLEFVAATPDC